The following proteins are encoded in a genomic region of Cellulomonas sp. ES6:
- a CDS encoding YciI family protein: MAKYMLIMRGTDEGVAAFRELDFREVIAAMGRYNESMMQAGVLVGGEGLSDATEGAVVDFTAETPVVTDGPYGETKELFNGFWILDVPALDDAVEWAKRAPLHGAGNKIEVRRVTGPEDFPQDDEWIQKEAVWREQLGTN; encoded by the coding sequence ATGGCCAAGTACATGCTGATCATGCGGGGCACCGACGAGGGCGTCGCGGCCTTCCGGGAGCTGGACTTCCGTGAGGTCATCGCGGCGATGGGCCGGTACAACGAGTCGATGATGCAGGCCGGGGTGCTCGTCGGCGGCGAGGGGCTGAGCGACGCCACCGAGGGCGCCGTCGTGGACTTCACCGCCGAGACCCCGGTCGTCACCGACGGCCCCTACGGCGAGACGAAGGAGCTGTTCAACGGCTTCTGGATCCTCGACGTGCCCGCCCTCGACGACGCCGTCGAGTGGGCCAAGCGCGCCCCGCTGCACGGCGCGGGCAACAAGATCGAGGTCCGCCGCGTCACCGGCCCCGAGGACTTCCCGCAGGACGACGAGTGGATCCAGAAGGAGGCCGTGTGGCGGGAGCAGCTCGGGACGAACTGA
- a CDS encoding DUF6596 domain-containing protein, whose amino-acid sequence MAGAARDELSAADAGRRAVEAVWRIESARIVGALARYTGDFPLAEDVASEALAEALVAWPRDGVPRDPVAWLLHVGRLRAVDAFRRRSARDTRYAALGRGLPEGGAHAGAQPALSDDPDVLWDPDRIDDDRLALLFVACHPVLPREARLALTLRVVGGLTSEQVAAALLVPVPTVQARITRAKKTLAAAGVRFEVPPAAERAERLGSVLNVVYVLFTEGSSASTGDSWIRLDLAHEAVRLARVLARLVPDEPEAQGLLALLELTAARFPARTGPDGEPVLLADQDRRRWDRSAIRRGRAALARAHAAGRGLGPYALQAAIAEQHDLAPSVPGTDWARVVELYGALAQVAPSPVVELNRAVAVSQASGPAAALPLVDALADAGALRGTYLVPSVRGELLARLGRTDEARAELLRAAALCGNARERSVLERKAADLRDA is encoded by the coding sequence GTGGCGGGAGCAGCTCGGGACGAACTGAGCGCCGCCGACGCCGGGCGGCGCGCCGTCGAGGCGGTCTGGCGGATCGAGTCCGCGCGGATCGTCGGCGCGCTCGCCCGGTACACCGGCGACTTCCCGCTGGCCGAGGACGTGGCGTCCGAGGCGCTGGCCGAGGCCCTCGTCGCGTGGCCGCGTGACGGCGTCCCGCGCGACCCCGTCGCGTGGCTGCTGCACGTCGGCCGGCTGCGGGCGGTCGACGCGTTCCGGCGCCGGTCCGCCCGGGACACCCGGTACGCCGCCCTGGGACGCGGGCTGCCCGAGGGCGGCGCGCACGCGGGTGCCCAGCCCGCCCTCTCGGACGACCCCGACGTGCTGTGGGACCCCGACCGGATCGACGACGACCGGCTCGCGCTGCTGTTCGTGGCCTGCCACCCCGTGCTGCCGCGCGAGGCCCGGCTGGCGCTCACGCTGCGGGTGGTCGGCGGGCTCACCAGCGAGCAGGTCGCCGCGGCGCTGCTCGTCCCCGTGCCGACCGTCCAGGCCCGGATCACCCGCGCCAAGAAGACGCTCGCCGCCGCCGGCGTGCGGTTCGAGGTCCCGCCCGCGGCCGAGCGCGCCGAGCGCCTCGGGTCGGTGCTGAACGTCGTGTACGTGCTGTTCACCGAGGGCTCGTCGGCGTCCACCGGCGACTCCTGGATCCGGCTCGACCTCGCGCACGAGGCGGTCCGGCTCGCGCGGGTGCTCGCGCGGCTGGTCCCGGACGAGCCCGAGGCCCAGGGCCTCCTCGCGCTGCTCGAGCTCACCGCCGCCCGGTTCCCCGCGCGCACCGGCCCCGACGGCGAGCCCGTGCTGCTCGCCGACCAGGACCGCCGCCGGTGGGACCGGTCCGCGATCCGCCGCGGCCGCGCCGCCCTGGCCCGCGCGCACGCCGCCGGCCGCGGGCTCGGGCCGTACGCCCTCCAGGCCGCCATCGCCGAGCAGCACGACCTCGCGCCCTCCGTGCCCGGCACCGACTGGGCGCGCGTCGTCGAGCTGTACGGGGCGCTCGCGCAGGTCGCCCCGTCCCCCGTCGTCGAGCTCAACCGCGCCGTCGCGGTCTCCCAGGCGTCCGGCCCGGCGGCCGCGCTGCCCCTGGTCGACGCCCTCGCCGACGCCGGCGCCCTGCGCGGGACGTACCTGGTGCCGAGCGTCCGCGGCGAGCTGCTCGCCCGCCTCGGCCGGACCGACGAGGCCCGGGCGGAGCTCCTGCGCGCGGCCGCGCTGTGCGGCAACGCCCGCGAGCGGTCGGTCCTGGAACGCAAGGCAGCGGACCTCCGGGACGCCTGA